From the Candidatus Methylomirabilota bacterium genome, the window GTGCCCGAGTGGACCAGCTAGGCTTCTCGCTCTACCTCATCACCGACCGCCTTACCGCGAGCCGGCCCCCCGCGGACATCGTGGACGAGTGCCTGGGCGCCGGGCTGCGGGCGGTGCAGCTGCGGGAGAAGGACCTCGCGGTGCGTGAGCTGCTGGCGCTGGCGAAGGAGCTGCGCGAGAGCACCTGCCGCCACGGCGCGCGACTCGTGGTCAACGACCGTGCGGACGTGGCGCTGGCCGCCGGCGCCGACGGCGTGCAGCGCACGCACGCCTCGCTGCCGGTCCCGGCGCTGCGCGCGATCTCGCCGCCCGGTTTCCTGATCGGCGCCTCCACGCATTCCCTGGCCGAGGCGCGTCAGGCCGAGGCCGACGGCGCCGACTTCGTGGTCTTCGGCCCCGTCTACGACACCCCGTCCAAGCGCGCGT encodes:
- the thiE gene encoding thiamine phosphate synthase — translated: MDQLGFSLYLITDRLTASRPPADIVDECLGAGLRAVQLREKDLAVRELLALAKELRESTCRHGARLVVNDRADVALAAGADGVQRTHASLPVPALRAISPPGFLIGASTHSLAEARQAEADGADFVVFGPVYDTPSKRAFGAPQGLGALERVASAVARPVIAVGGITPARAREVLAAGAVGVAVIRGIYGAARPADAVKAFLDALGRA